In the genome of Apodemus sylvaticus chromosome 2, mApoSyl1.1, whole genome shotgun sequence, one region contains:
- the Fkbp14 gene encoding peptidyl-prolyl cis-trans isomerase FKBP14, whose product MRDFLWNAILTLWVTVLSGALIPEPEVKIEVLQKPFICHRKTKGGDLMLVHYEGYLEKDGTLFHSTHKHNNGQPVWFTLGMLEVLKGWDQGLTGMCVGEKRKLIIPPALGYGKEGKGKIPPESTLIFNIDLLEIRNGPRSQESFQEMDLNDDWKLSKQEVKVYLQKEFEKHGAVVNESHHDSLVEDIFDKEDEDKDGFISAREFTYVHDEL is encoded by the exons ATGAGGGATTTCTTGTGGAACGCGATCTTGACGCTGTGGGTCACGGTTCTGAGTGGAGCTCTGATTCCTGAACCAGAAGTGAAAATCGAGGTTCTCCAGAAGCCATTCATCTGCCATCGCAAGACCAAAGGAGGAGATCTGATGTTGGTTCACTACGAAGGCTATTTAGAAAAGGACGGCACCCTGTTTCATTCCAC TCACAAACACAACAATGGTCAGCCCGTCTGGTTCACCCTGGGCATGTTGGAGGTTCTCAAAGGCTGGGACCAAGGCTTGACTGGAATGTGTGTGGGAGAGAAGCGAAAGCTCATCATTCCTCCTGCCCTGGGCTATGGCAAAGAAGGAAAAG GTAAGATCCCCCCAGAGAGCACACTGATATTCAACATTGACCTCCTGGAAATTCGAAATGGCCCAAGGTCCCAGGAGtcatttcaagaaatggatctcAATGACGACTGGAAACTCTCTAAGCAAGAG GTTAAAGTGTATTTACAGAAGGAGTTTGAGAAGCACGGTGCGGTGGTGAACGAAAGCCATCACGATTCTTTGGTGGAAgatatttttgataaagaagatGAAGACAAAGATGGATTTATATCCGCCAGAGAATTTACATATGTGCATGACGAATTGTAG